In a genomic window of Azospirillum lipoferum 4B:
- a CDS encoding sodium-dependent bicarbonate transport family permease, whose protein sequence is MDALLSAPILFFGLGAAIALTGARIPFPEGFGKALAAYLLVAIGLKGGVALAGADVGSVLPLLLTAALLSLLMPILGFGLLRSAVGLDQVNSAAIAAHYGSVSLVTFVTATKLLESQGVTFGGHMVAALAIMEGPAIVSGLLLAGATGMVSGVAAGGNGATMTVPLGSVPLGGSGGGEPARGGSIKDAIREAAFNGSVLLLAGSLLVGLVIGKPGLQSLHGLFIAPWDGVLCLFLLEMGYLATSRLREAASLSPRLIAFGIVMPLIGAGIGLAAAAALGLGLGDAALLVTLCASASYIAVPAALRHALPAAEPGLSLPLSLGITFPFNILVGIPLYLAVSRAVLS, encoded by the coding sequence ATGGACGCGCTGCTGTCCGCACCGATCCTGTTCTTCGGCCTTGGTGCCGCCATTGCGCTGACCGGGGCGCGCATTCCATTCCCGGAGGGCTTCGGCAAGGCGCTTGCCGCCTATCTGCTGGTCGCCATCGGCCTGAAGGGCGGCGTTGCGCTGGCCGGCGCCGATGTGGGCTCGGTGTTGCCGCTGCTGCTGACGGCCGCGCTGCTCAGCCTGCTGATGCCGATCCTGGGCTTCGGCCTGCTGCGCTCGGCGGTCGGGCTGGATCAGGTCAACTCCGCCGCCATCGCCGCCCATTACGGATCGGTCAGCCTCGTCACCTTCGTCACCGCCACCAAGCTGCTGGAAAGCCAGGGCGTCACCTTCGGCGGCCACATGGTCGCGGCGCTGGCGATCATGGAAGGCCCGGCCATCGTCAGCGGCCTGCTGCTGGCGGGGGCCACCGGCATGGTGTCGGGCGTCGCGGCTGGCGGCAACGGCGCCACCATGACGGTTCCGCTTGGGTCGGTTCCGCTCGGCGGGTCCGGCGGCGGCGAGCCGGCCCGGGGCGGCTCGATCAAGGACGCGATCCGCGAGGCGGCCTTCAACGGCTCCGTCCTGCTGCTGGCGGGGTCGCTGCTGGTCGGCCTCGTCATCGGCAAGCCCGGCCTGCAGAGCCTGCACGGCCTGTTCATCGCCCCCTGGGACGGCGTGCTGTGCCTGTTCCTGCTGGAGATGGGTTATCTCGCCACCTCCCGCCTGCGGGAAGCGGCCTCGCTCAGCCCGCGGCTGATCGCCTTCGGCATCGTCATGCCGCTGATCGGCGCCGGGATCGGTCTGGCCGCCGCCGCCGCCCTGGGGCTCGGCCTCGGCGACGCCGCCCTGCTGGTGACGCTGTGCGCCAGCGCCTCCTACATCGCGGTGCCGGCGGCGCTGCGCCACGCCCTGCCGGCGGCGGAGCCGGGGCTGTCGCTTCCGCTGTCGCTGGGCATCACATTTCCTTTCAACATCCTCGTCGGTATTCCACTCTACCTCGCAGTGAGCCGGGCGGTGCTGAGCTGA
- a CDS encoding GNAT family N-acetyltransferase, translating into MEQAVTDNRTMNRFELAVGNRTVYADYRRNGRTLVISYVEAPPSLRGTGAAGRLMEGVMEAARAEGLKILPLCSYAALWMRRNRQDDLLA; encoded by the coding sequence ATGGAACAGGCGGTCACCGACAACCGCACCATGAACCGGTTCGAACTGGCGGTCGGCAACCGGACGGTCTATGCCGACTACCGCCGCAACGGCCGGACCCTGGTGATTTCCTATGTCGAGGCCCCGCCGTCGCTGCGCGGCACCGGCGCCGCCGGCCGCCTGATGGAAGGCGTGATGGAGGCCGCCCGCGCCGAAGGGCTGAAGATCCTGCCCCTGTGCAGCTACGCCGCCCTGTGGATGCGCCGCAACCGGCAGGACGATCTGCTGGCGTGA
- a CDS encoding RluA family pseudouridine synthase has product MLRAMTPDSLRARVLHQDELCFVIDKPAGLAVHKAGRITDHLELYLPFLGEPDGEPPKLAHRLDRDTAGCLILGRTPWALKRFGQMFAAGHVEKTYWAVADGIPDAESGVIDLPLLKRIEPGASRSSWTILPDPAGQPAVTEYRVLGTGADGRSWLELRPRTGRTHQIRVHCAAIGCPLVGEPFYGPERLPPGNLHLLARSVAFRMAFDYAAVSAVAPAPAHMRDALSACGWQGD; this is encoded by the coding sequence ATGCTGCGGGCCATGACCCCCGACTCGCTGCGCGCCCGCGTACTCCATCAGGACGAGCTGTGCTTCGTCATCGACAAGCCGGCCGGTCTGGCCGTCCACAAGGCCGGACGCATCACCGACCATCTGGAGCTCTACCTGCCCTTCCTCGGCGAGCCGGACGGCGAGCCGCCCAAGCTCGCCCACCGGCTGGACCGCGACACCGCCGGCTGCCTGATCCTGGGCCGCACCCCCTGGGCACTGAAGCGCTTCGGCCAGATGTTCGCCGCCGGCCATGTGGAGAAGACCTATTGGGCGGTGGCCGACGGCATCCCGGATGCCGAATCCGGCGTGATCGACCTGCCGCTGCTGAAGCGGATCGAACCCGGTGCGTCGCGCTCCTCCTGGACCATCCTGCCCGACCCGGCGGGCCAGCCGGCGGTCACCGAGTACCGCGTCCTGGGCACCGGCGCCGATGGCCGCTCCTGGCTGGAGCTTCGCCCGCGCACCGGCCGGACCCACCAGATCCGCGTCCATTGCGCCGCCATCGGCTGCCCGCTGGTGGGGGAGCCCTTCTACGGCCCCGAACGCCTGCCCCCCGGCAACCTGCACCTGCTGGCCCGCTCCGTCGCCTTCCGCATGGCCTTCGACTATGCGGCGGTGAGCGCCGTCGCCCCGGCACCGGCGCATATGCGGGACGCGCTGTCCGCCTGCGGCTGGCAGGGCGACTGA
- the galU gene encoding UTP--glucose-1-phosphate uridylyltransferase GalU has protein sequence MRKPVRKVVFPVAGLGTRFLPATKAIPKEMLPLVDRPLLQHAVEEARAAGIEDFVFVTGRSKRAIEDHFDADTELNRTLEERGKQDALEEVRHSEIAPGRCFYTRQQVPLGLGHAVWCARALIGNDPFAIVLPDDYVQGKTPCLKQMVEAYEEVGGNIVAVVDVPRERTSSYGILDVEKDDGRLATVRGLVEKPKPEEAPSTLSIIGRYILQPEIFDHLEKQQRGAGNEIQLTDAMAKLIGNQPFHGLRFEGTRYDCGDKVGFIEATLAHALNRPDMADKVREMLRKYC, from the coding sequence ATGCGGAAACCCGTGCGCAAGGTGGTGTTCCCGGTCGCCGGTCTCGGCACGCGCTTCCTGCCGGCCACCAAGGCCATCCCGAAAGAGATGCTGCCCCTGGTCGACCGCCCCCTGCTGCAGCACGCCGTCGAAGAGGCGCGCGCCGCCGGCATCGAGGATTTCGTTTTCGTCACCGGCCGTTCCAAGCGCGCCATCGAAGACCATTTCGACGCCGATACCGAACTGAACCGCACGCTTGAAGAGCGCGGCAAGCAGGACGCACTGGAGGAGGTCCGCCACAGCGAGATCGCCCCCGGCCGCTGCTTCTACACCCGCCAGCAGGTTCCGCTCGGCCTCGGCCACGCCGTGTGGTGCGCCCGCGCCCTGATCGGCAACGACCCGTTCGCCATCGTGCTGCCCGACGATTACGTCCAGGGCAAGACCCCCTGCCTGAAGCAGATGGTCGAGGCCTATGAGGAGGTCGGCGGCAACATCGTCGCGGTGGTCGACGTGCCGCGCGAACGCACCAGCAGCTACGGCATCCTGGACGTCGAGAAGGACGACGGCCGTCTGGCCACCGTCCGCGGCCTGGTGGAGAAGCCCAAGCCGGAAGAGGCGCCGTCGACCCTGTCGATCATCGGCCGCTACATCCTGCAGCCGGAAATCTTCGATCATCTGGAAAAGCAGCAGCGCGGCGCCGGCAACGAGATCCAGCTGACCGACGCCATGGCCAAGCTGATCGGCAACCAGCCCTTCCACGGCCTGCGCTTCGAAGGCACCCGCTACGACTGCGGCGACAAGGTCGGCTTCATCGAGGCGACGCTCGCCCACGCGCTGAACCGGCCGGACATGGCCGACAAGGTGCGCGAGATGCTGCGCAAATATTGCTGA
- a CDS encoding UDP-glucose dehydrogenase family protein has product MRIAMIGTGYVGLVSGACFSEFGVHVTCVDKDAGKIERLKRGEIPIYEPGLDDLVARNVAAGRLSFTLDLKEAMQGVDAVFIAVGTPSRRGDGHADLSYVYGAAEEIARHLDHYTVVVTKSTVPVGTGREVEAIIRRVRPDAEFDIASNPEFLREGSAIGDFMRPDRVVIGATSDRAGEVMRRLYRPLYLIETPIVVTSLETAELTKYAANTFLAAKITFINEIADLCEKVGANVHDVARGIGLDGRIGKKFLHPGPGYGGSCFPKDTLALVRTAQQVGSPLRIIETVVDINDKRKKQMAERIIAACGGSVDGKTVAVLGVAFKPNTDDMRDSPSLDIVPALQAAGAHVRAFDPAAMHEAEKLLPGVEWAKDAYGTLEGADCVAILTEWNEFRALDLRRVKSMLKRPVMIDLRNIYNPEDMAKAGFTYTSIGRPSPAGGMDRG; this is encoded by the coding sequence ATGCGCATAGCGATGATCGGCACGGGCTATGTCGGCCTGGTCTCCGGCGCCTGCTTTTCGGAATTCGGCGTGCACGTCACCTGCGTCGACAAGGACGCGGGCAAGATCGAGCGGCTGAAGCGCGGCGAGATTCCGATCTACGAGCCCGGCCTGGACGACCTCGTCGCCCGCAACGTCGCGGCCGGCCGCCTGTCCTTCACGCTGGACCTGAAGGAGGCGATGCAGGGCGTCGACGCCGTGTTCATCGCGGTGGGCACCCCGTCGCGCCGCGGCGACGGCCATGCCGACCTGTCCTATGTCTATGGCGCCGCCGAGGAGATCGCCCGGCATCTCGACCACTACACGGTGGTGGTGACCAAGTCGACCGTGCCGGTCGGGACGGGCCGCGAGGTCGAGGCGATCATCCGCCGCGTGCGGCCCGACGCCGAGTTCGACATCGCCTCCAACCCCGAATTCCTGCGCGAGGGCTCTGCCATCGGCGACTTCATGCGGCCGGACCGCGTCGTCATCGGCGCCACTTCGGACCGCGCGGGCGAGGTGATGCGTCGGCTCTACCGGCCGCTCTACCTGATCGAGACGCCGATCGTGGTGACCTCGCTGGAGACGGCGGAGCTGACCAAATACGCCGCCAACACCTTCCTGGCCGCCAAGATCACCTTCATCAACGAGATCGCCGACCTGTGCGAGAAGGTCGGCGCCAACGTCCATGACGTGGCGCGCGGCATCGGGCTGGACGGCCGCATCGGCAAGAAGTTCCTGCACCCCGGTCCGGGTTACGGCGGCTCCTGCTTCCCGAAGGACACGCTGGCGCTGGTCCGCACCGCCCAGCAGGTGGGCAGCCCGCTGCGCATCATCGAGACGGTGGTGGACATCAACGACAAGCGCAAGAAGCAGATGGCCGAGCGCATCATCGCCGCCTGCGGCGGGTCTGTGGACGGCAAGACCGTCGCGGTGCTGGGCGTCGCCTTCAAGCCGAACACCGACGACATGCGCGACAGCCCGTCGCTGGACATCGTCCCGGCCTTGCAGGCGGCCGGCGCCCATGTGCGCGCCTTCGACCCGGCGGCGATGCACGAGGCCGAGAAGCTGCTGCCCGGCGTGGAATGGGCCAAGGACGCCTACGGCACCTTGGAAGGGGCCGACTGCGTCGCTATTCTCACGGAGTGGAACGAATTCCGCGCGCTCGACCTGCGTCGGGTGAAGTCGATGCTGAAGCGGCCGGTGATGATCGACCTGCGCAACATCTACAACCCCGAGGACATGGCGAAGGCCGGCTTCACCTATACCTCCATCGGCCGGCCGTCGCCGGCCGGCGGGATGGACCGCGGCTGA
- the pgmG gene encoding phosphoglucomutase/phosphomannomutase PgmG: protein MSEAHTFHPTVLREYDIRGIVGKTLTPADARAVGRSFGTVVVRKGGKTVCVGYDGRLSSPELEEALVEGLVSTGLHVLRIGLGPTPMLYFATRDREAAAGIMITGSHNPPDYNGIKMMLGKGPVYGQQILELGTMAAKADWEQGQGSSEKIDVQDEYVARLLKDYDGTRDLKIAWDAGNGASGEILRRLTAKLPGTHVLLFDEIDGNFPNHHPDPTVEANLVDLKKAVAEHGCDIGIGFDGDGDRIGAIDHKGRVVWGDQLVALYAADVLKSHPGATIIADVKASQALFDEIAKHGGNPLMWKTGHSLLKAKMAETGSPLAGEMSGHIFFADKWYGFDDALYCGVRLAGLVSKLNTTLADLRDGLPDMVNTPETRFQIDEERKFAVVEEVKGRVKASGAKVNDIDGVRVTTDDGWWLLRASNTQDVLVARAESYSQDGLERLKNALIEQLVASGLSAPSFEGGGSH, encoded by the coding sequence ATGAGCGAAGCCCATACCTTCCACCCCACGGTGCTGCGCGAGTACGACATCCGCGGCATCGTCGGCAAGACGCTGACCCCGGCGGACGCCCGCGCGGTCGGCCGTTCCTTCGGCACCGTGGTGGTGCGCAAGGGCGGCAAGACGGTCTGCGTCGGCTATGACGGCCGTCTGTCCTCGCCGGAACTGGAGGAGGCGCTGGTCGAGGGGCTGGTTTCCACCGGCCTGCACGTCCTGCGCATCGGGCTCGGCCCCACGCCGATGCTGTATTTCGCCACCCGCGACCGCGAGGCGGCGGCCGGCATCATGATCACCGGCTCGCACAACCCGCCGGACTACAACGGCATCAAGATGATGCTGGGCAAGGGTCCGGTCTACGGCCAGCAGATCCTGGAGCTCGGCACCATGGCGGCCAAGGCCGACTGGGAGCAGGGCCAGGGCTCGTCGGAGAAGATCGACGTCCAGGACGAGTATGTCGCCCGCCTGCTGAAGGATTATGACGGCACCCGCGACCTGAAGATCGCCTGGGACGCCGGCAACGGCGCGTCGGGCGAGATCCTGCGCCGCCTGACCGCCAAGCTGCCGGGCACGCATGTCCTGCTGTTCGACGAGATCGACGGCAACTTCCCCAACCACCATCCGGACCCGACGGTCGAAGCCAATCTGGTCGACCTGAAGAAGGCGGTGGCGGAGCATGGCTGCGACATCGGCATCGGCTTCGACGGCGACGGCGACCGCATCGGCGCCATCGACCACAAGGGCCGCGTGGTGTGGGGCGACCAGCTGGTCGCGCTCTATGCCGCCGACGTGCTGAAGAGCCATCCGGGCGCCACCATCATCGCCGACGTCAAGGCCAGCCAGGCCCTGTTCGACGAGATCGCCAAGCATGGCGGCAACCCGCTGATGTGGAAGACCGGCCACTCGCTGCTGAAGGCCAAGATGGCGGAGACCGGCTCGCCGCTGGCCGGCGAGATGTCGGGCCACATCTTCTTCGCTGACAAGTGGTATGGCTTCGACGACGCGCTCTATTGCGGCGTCCGCCTCGCCGGGCTGGTCAGCAAGCTGAACACCACGCTGGCGGACCTGCGCGACGGTCTGCCGGACATGGTCAACACGCCGGAGACCCGTTTCCAGATCGACGAGGAACGCAAGTTCGCCGTGGTCGAGGAGGTCAAGGGCCGCGTCAAGGCGTCGGGCGCCAAGGTCAACGACATCGACGGCGTCCGCGTGACGACCGACGACGGCTGGTGGCTGCTGCGCGCGTCCAACACCCAGGACGTGCTGGTGGCGCGGGCGGAGTCCTACAGCCAGGACGGGCTGGAGCGGCTGAAGAACGCGCTGATCGAGCAGCTGGTGGCCTCGGGGCTGTCGGCACCGT